A stretch of the Candidatus Jettenia sp. AMX2 genome encodes the following:
- a CDS encoding ATP-binding protein, which produces MIKGVNFFSGIGRKLLCWFLVLSILPLVAVAILTYRYARETITSELLKEEAFIADGIKNHILTILNAGEYSSQFFASDEFIRKHVNLLNRNPGNQHIIRRFNDYMVYKTDLNKDFLETFVLNTEGIVVASSNKNKIGKIESDADYFIYGKQGPYVSDIYRDNNTKEYSLAFAAPIQEKQRKTFLGVLVIRFDANKLNEITTGKRPDIRKDTGTFLRRGTTSEAYIVNRNRFMITNSRFKENAVLSVTVNTDPITAAFHSGEEVVGVYENYMGRRVIGATRYLGKMQWVLLVETDESEAYFPVTKFKYRASTAVGICIIGVIFISFFVSRGIINPVILLAKGMKKIAEGDLSFRVKTRTNDELGELTDSFNQMADDIKDAREKFLKLKAALEERKEYLENILKHANELIFTLDVQGNFTFINSKIKELGYEEKELINRPLTSILFDKRQENVDQITLDGSRKILKVDVLDKQKNIRNMLFSISAIKNNEGQIISILGVANDVTELRQLEQKLVQADRLASIGQLVAGIAHEINNPIGVIYLYSTESLKLFERVGNSLKRISSLPISRDRERLNRLIAYLDTDASIELKKDTLKKEILSIVEDWSKNCRDMEEIYHAINKTRAYLHEYLEGSVKESMRCKDLIGSLLNFSRQREPQMGLFNVNSLIDNVLSIVEKQYRKEKIDVIRDLDPDIPDVMMDARQMEQVIINIANNAFFSMKDSRGKVKHIGVYRKGVLTVGSRFHPENELIEIFVKDTGIGINKNDLRKIFDPFFTTRRDGMGTGLGLSISYGIVKMHDGNIEVQSEIGKGTIFRIFLPLKAKREQEVCISKT; this is translated from the coding sequence ATGATTAAAGGAGTAAATTTCTTTAGCGGCATTGGCAGAAAACTGCTCTGCTGGTTCCTAGTATTATCTATTTTACCCCTGGTAGCGGTTGCTATCCTTACCTATCGTTATGCACGAGAAACCATTACGAGCGAACTTCTTAAAGAGGAGGCATTCATTGCCGATGGGATCAAAAATCATATCCTGACCATACTGAATGCAGGTGAATACTCATCACAATTTTTTGCATCTGATGAGTTTATCCGAAAACACGTGAACCTATTGAACCGCAACCCTGGCAATCAGCACATTATTAGAAGATTTAATGATTATATGGTATACAAAACAGACCTTAATAAGGACTTTCTTGAAACCTTCGTTTTAAATACGGAAGGTATTGTTGTCGCTTCAAGCAATAAAAACAAAATCGGTAAAATTGAATCAGATGCCGACTATTTTATCTATGGTAAACAAGGACCTTACGTATCTGATATTTACCGGGATAATAATACAAAAGAATATTCTCTAGCTTTTGCTGCACCAATACAGGAAAAACAGAGAAAAACATTTCTTGGTGTCCTCGTAATAAGATTCGATGCAAATAAATTGAATGAAATTACTACAGGGAAGAGGCCCGACATAAGAAAGGATACAGGTACGTTTCTCAGAAGAGGCACAACAAGTGAGGCATATATTGTAAACAGAAACCGTTTCATGATCACCAATTCGAGATTTAAGGAAAATGCAGTCTTGTCAGTGACAGTCAATACGGACCCTATAACTGCTGCGTTCCATTCAGGAGAAGAAGTTGTCGGCGTATATGAAAATTATATGGGAAGGCGTGTGATTGGCGCCACGCGATATCTGGGAAAGATGCAATGGGTATTGCTTGTAGAAACGGATGAATCGGAAGCCTATTTCCCTGTAACAAAATTCAAATACCGGGCAAGCACCGCTGTAGGCATATGTATCATCGGTGTAATATTTATCTCATTTTTTGTATCGCGGGGAATCATTAATCCTGTCATTCTTCTCGCCAAAGGTATGAAAAAGATCGCAGAAGGTGATTTAAGTTTTCGGGTAAAGACACGCACAAATGATGAATTGGGGGAACTTACTGATTCTTTTAATCAAATGGCCGATGATATTAAAGATGCTCGGGAGAAATTCCTGAAATTAAAGGCGGCTCTTGAAGAAAGGAAGGAATATTTAGAAAATATTTTAAAACATGCAAATGAATTGATATTCACCCTGGATGTTCAGGGAAACTTTACCTTTATTAATTCCAAAATCAAAGAACTCGGCTATGAAGAAAAAGAGTTGATAAACAGGCCTCTTACCTCAATTCTTTTTGATAAAAGGCAGGAGAATGTAGACCAAATCACCCTTGACGGCTCCAGGAAAATACTCAAGGTTGATGTATTGGATAAACAAAAAAATATTCGGAATATGCTTTTCAGCATCTCTGCTATTAAAAATAATGAAGGGCAGATAATAAGTATCCTTGGTGTTGCAAATGATGTGACAGAACTCAGACAACTGGAACAAAAACTTGTGCAGGCTGACAGACTTGCCTCAATCGGACAACTGGTTGCCGGAATTGCCCACGAGATTAACAATCCGATCGGAGTGATTTACCTTTATAGTACAGAAAGTTTAAAACTGTTTGAAAGGGTTGGTAACTCTCTCAAGCGTATAAGCTCCCTGCCTATTTCCAGAGATAGAGAACGATTGAATCGCCTTATTGCTTATCTCGATACAGATGCAAGCATCGAATTGAAAAAAGATACGTTAAAAAAAGAAATTCTCAGCATTGTTGAAGACTGGAGTAAAAACTGCAGGGATATGGAAGAAATTTATCATGCAATTAATAAGACAAGAGCTTATTTACATGAATATCTGGAAGGTTCCGTAAAAGAATCCATGCGATGCAAGGACCTGATCGGCAGCTTATTGAATTTCTCAAGGCAGAGAGAACCCCAGATGGGATTATTTAACGTAAATAGTTTGATAGATAATGTGCTCAGCATTGTGGAAAAGCAGTACCGGAAAGAGAAAATAGATGTAATACGCGACCTTGATCCTGACATCCCCGATGTAATGATGGATGCCAGGCAAATGGAACAGGTTATCATTAACATCGCAAATAATGCATTTTTCTCGATGAAAGATTCCCGTGGAAAGGTAAAACACATTGGAGTGTACCGAAAGGGGGTGTTAACGGTTGGATCACGTTTTCATCCGGAAAATGAATTGATTGAAATATTTGTAAAGGATACAGGAATCGGTATCAACAAAAACGATTTAAGAAAAATATTCGACCCATTTTTCACAACCAGGCGGGATGGCATGGGAACGGGACTCGGATTAAGTATAAGTTACGGGATTGTAAAAATGCACGACGGAAATATTGAAGTACAAAGTGAAATCGGTAAAGGCACAATATTCAGAATATTTCTCCCTCTGAAAGCAAAACGGGAACAGGAGGTTTGTATAAGTAAAACATGA
- a CDS encoding sigma-54 dependent transcriptional regulator, whose product MNGVRILVVDDEIGYRRVLSNALSERGFIVKTAESGEEALEELKQQEFPVVLIDMKLPGGIDGLELLQRIKGMYNSSVLIMTAYGGIETAVEAMRRGAYNYITKPFNLDEIILNIERLILQHKIIEENKYLHSELEKVYGLKRIIGNSKEIQKVMDMISRVAFSSATVLITGESGTGKELAARAIHFTGNRKDKKFVVINCATLSENLLESELFGHVKGAFTGAIKDKKGLFEEADEGTLFMDEIGDIPKSVQAKILRVLQEGEFIPLGDTITKKIDVRIIAATNQDLLKRVQEKEFREDLYYRLNVINIKMPPLRERKEDIPLLVKHFIEKYNKKENKHIKGISPEVEKEFYQYNWPGNVRELENAIERAVTLTNEQIITINVILPLVKEEGTIENTEDDLFAQQYKDARRRTIDLFNIKYITNMLNKTSGNVTYAAKESGIERQYLQRMLKRYNIKAKEIF is encoded by the coding sequence ATGAACGGTGTAAGAATATTGGTTGTCGATGATGAAATCGGATACAGGAGGGTATTATCCAACGCATTATCAGAACGCGGTTTTATTGTTAAAACGGCTGAGTCTGGCGAAGAGGCACTGGAAGAACTTAAACAACAGGAGTTTCCTGTTGTTTTAATAGACATGAAACTCCCCGGAGGAATTGACGGACTGGAATTACTTCAGAGGATTAAAGGAATGTATAACTCTTCCGTATTAATCATGACTGCCTATGGAGGTATAGAAACCGCTGTGGAGGCCATGCGACGAGGGGCATATAATTATATCACAAAGCCCTTTAACCTCGATGAGATTATTCTGAACATTGAACGTCTGATTCTTCAACACAAGATTATCGAAGAGAATAAATACCTTCATTCAGAACTGGAAAAGGTTTATGGACTAAAAAGAATTATCGGAAATTCAAAGGAAATACAAAAGGTAATGGATATGATATCGAGAGTAGCTTTTAGCTCTGCTACGGTATTAATTACCGGCGAAAGCGGTACGGGAAAAGAACTGGCTGCCAGGGCAATTCATTTTACCGGAAACAGGAAAGACAAAAAATTTGTGGTAATCAATTGTGCTACCCTATCAGAAAACCTCCTTGAGAGCGAATTGTTTGGCCATGTGAAAGGTGCCTTTACCGGAGCGATTAAAGATAAAAAAGGCCTTTTTGAAGAAGCAGATGAAGGAACCCTGTTTATGGATGAGATTGGTGACATTCCAAAATCGGTTCAGGCTAAAATACTGCGTGTCTTGCAGGAAGGAGAGTTTATCCCCCTTGGAGATACCATCACAAAAAAAATAGATGTGCGTATTATTGCAGCAACGAATCAGGATTTGTTAAAAAGAGTTCAGGAAAAAGAATTCCGTGAAGATCTGTATTATCGCTTAAATGTAATCAACATCAAAATGCCACCATTGAGGGAAAGAAAAGAGGATATTCCGCTTCTGGTAAAACATTTTATTGAAAAGTACAACAAGAAGGAAAACAAACATATTAAAGGAATTTCTCCTGAAGTAGAGAAGGAATTTTATCAGTATAACTGGCCTGGCAATGTTCGCGAACTTGAAAATGCAATAGAAAGGGCAGTTACCCTGACGAATGAACAAATTATAACGATAAATGTAATCTTACCATTAGTAAAAGAAGAAGGAACCATTGAAAATACAGAAGACGACCTGTTTGCACAACAATACAAAGATGCGCGGAGAAGGACTATTGATTTATTTAATATAAAATATATAACAAATATGCTTAACAAAACCAGCGGAAATGTAACCTATGCAGCAAAGGAAAGTGGAATAGAACGCCAATACCTCCAGCGCATGTTAAAGAGGTATAATATTAAAGCAAAAGAAATCTTTTAG
- a CDS encoding 4Fe-4S binding protein: protein MYVVAVVDEEKCVGCKMCIQACPEPNAIRFIVERKKAFVTEERCKGCALCKVECPKLAISLKQSEAVAF from the coding sequence ATGTATGTAGTAGCTGTAGTAGATGAAGAAAAATGCGTAGGTTGCAAGATGTGTATTCAGGCATGTCCTGAACCGAATGCGATAAGGTTTATCGTAGAAAGAAAAAAGGCCTTTGTTACAGAAGAGAGATGCAAGGGGTGTGCCCTCTGCAAGGTTGAATGTCCCAAGCTTGCCATTTCTCTAAAACAATCAGAAGCAGTTGCTTTTTGA
- a CDS encoding 2-oxoacid:acceptor oxidoreductase family protein gives MQIYVRISGLGGQGAVTAAHILGGAAVMDGKNALVNPFFGAEKRLAPAESYVRVSDEQIFDTGEILYPDVILIFHPDVILQGKSYTMPFFSGIKRDGIIIVNSPKAIRFTDDEERRLNELNVSVYFIPATEIAKQVGGTELSTNIAMLGALLGITNIVSMDAMQGSLKERFGGKVKFVASGSTAALDDHIKKQYDKVEKLIAANMDVLSEAYNRGETLVKTNKKQRIEV, from the coding sequence ATGCAGATTTACGTGAGAATATCCGGTCTTGGGGGGCAGGGGGCGGTAACCGCCGCTCATATACTCGGCGGAGCAGCTGTTATGGACGGAAAGAATGCCCTTGTTAATCCTTTTTTTGGAGCAGAGAAAAGGCTTGCCCCGGCAGAGAGCTATGTAAGAGTATCTGATGAACAGATTTTTGATACGGGGGAGATATTATATCCCGATGTGATACTTATATTCCACCCTGACGTTATCCTTCAGGGTAAGTCTTACACGATGCCCTTTTTTTCAGGCATAAAAAGGGACGGAATTATTATTGTCAATTCTCCGAAAGCAATTCGGTTTACAGATGATGAGGAAAGAAGGCTTAACGAACTGAATGTTAGTGTATATTTTATCCCTGCTACGGAGATTGCAAAGCAGGTTGGCGGGACGGAGCTCTCAACAAATATAGCGATGTTAGGGGCGCTCCTCGGTATAACAAATATTGTCAGCATGGATGCAATGCAGGGGTCCCTGAAGGAAAGGTTCGGTGGCAAGGTGAAATTTGTTGCATCAGGCTCAACTGCAGCGCTGGACGATCATATCAAAAAACAGTACGATAAGGTAGAGAAATTGATTGCCGCTAATATGGATGTCCTCTCCGAGGCTTACAACAGGGGGGAGACATTGGTAAAAACAAACAAAAAACAAAGAATCGAGGTATAG
- a CDS encoding thiamine pyrophosphate-dependent enzyme, translated as MSLDITRINPYFEDVMPQEYRDLVKNGSFGSEKRLGDLGTFKELLEEHPMCAGCHLALAFRILVSSLPRPEDSIMVGSTGCSSLAFTQLALHNIHSLFGNQNAVASGLKRALELRFPDKIKDVIVMAGDGATADIGLDMTLHSWFRGENITTVMFDNELYANTGGQESGMTQCGAVLHMAPTGKKFQKINVYDLAVSSGCAYAAVVSTAKPKNISECFKKAVLIAREVGPTYIQIFTPCPTNLKIKPSDSKKIATERFKGDYTFREHITDEAKEYLAISKDGIKKQAIEPETVLISDDKEIPLEGS; from the coding sequence ATGTCGCTGGATATAACAAGGATCAACCCCTATTTTGAAGATGTTATGCCTCAGGAATATAGAGATCTCGTAAAGAACGGTTCTTTTGGCAGCGAAAAGAGGTTGGGGGACCTCGGGACATTTAAGGAACTTTTGGAGGAACATCCCATGTGCGCCGGCTGCCATCTGGCGCTGGCCTTTCGTATTTTGGTGTCCTCTCTCCCAAGGCCAGAAGACTCCATAATGGTGGGATCTACAGGGTGCAGCAGTCTTGCATTTACCCAGCTTGCCCTCCATAATATACATTCCCTGTTCGGTAACCAGAATGCCGTGGCATCAGGGCTGAAGAGGGCATTGGAACTGAGATTCCCTGATAAGATAAAAGATGTTATTGTCATGGCAGGAGATGGAGCTACAGCAGATATAGGCCTTGATATGACGCTTCATTCATGGTTCAGGGGAGAGAACATCACTACCGTGATGTTCGATAACGAATTATATGCCAATACAGGCGGACAGGAGAGCGGGATGACCCAGTGCGGGGCGGTCCTGCATATGGCTCCGACAGGAAAGAAATTCCAGAAGATCAATGTTTATGATTTAGCTGTTTCCTCCGGTTGTGCCTATGCTGCAGTTGTTTCCACGGCGAAACCGAAGAACATAAGTGAGTGTTTTAAAAAGGCTGTTTTGATCGCGAGGGAGGTTGGGCCGACTTACATTCAGATATTTACTCCGTGTCCGACCAATCTCAAGATAAAACCATCCGATTCAAAGAAGATTGCTACAGAGAGGTTTAAAGGTGACTATACCTTTAGGGAACACATAACTGACGAGGCGAAAGAATACCTTGCGATCAGTAAAGACGGGATAAAAAAGCAAGCGATAGAGCCAGAAACAGTTTTAATATCTGACGATAAAGAGATACCCCTTGAGGGAAGTTAA
- a CDS encoding transketolase C-terminal domain-containing protein — protein sequence MPANELREVSTEYMLFKAKREEQFITGSEAVKEAARRANIDIAIAYPITPQSESMHLVGDLYAEGYVREYFRGENEFAVMSEIAGAAMAGVRTFTATCGPGTLRAFENFPMWSGARLPIVMSFMTRVINAPLSIQPDTIEMSFLLDTGMMMMHAEAAQDLYDMLLMSFDIAEQTSVHIPMGVFVDGFFVTHTRQKVNIVTEDVKLKPYNPGMSPVAHIDMETPPFRLMRDPFVMKSNYISYAAHASWQQEVMASAQRAKRYIKKYLGGFIEHENPDAPIQIVASGTAVSQSREAIKMLKAEGVDAGLIKIKVIRPFPGNEVKAALSGAEKIIIPEFNRVGWLCREVASVIPNNNRIVPGPRVYGGMTMPPEVIVQVVKEGALVGV from the coding sequence ATGCCGGCGAATGAATTGAGAGAAGTATCTACAGAATATATGCTCTTTAAAGCAAAGCGGGAAGAACAATTTATAACAGGCAGTGAGGCGGTAAAAGAGGCCGCCAGACGTGCAAACATAGATATTGCTATAGCCTATCCTATAACACCGCAGAGCGAAAGTATGCATCTGGTGGGTGATCTTTATGCTGAAGGATATGTAAGGGAATACTTTCGGGGTGAAAATGAGTTTGCCGTTATGTCTGAGATTGCAGGTGCTGCGATGGCTGGGGTACGGACGTTTACTGCTACCTGCGGGCCGGGAACACTCAGGGCATTTGAAAACTTTCCCATGTGGTCAGGCGCAAGGCTGCCAATTGTTATGAGCTTTATGACCAGGGTTATCAATGCCCCTTTGAGTATCCAGCCCGATACCATAGAGATGAGTTTTCTTCTTGATACGGGTATGATGATGATGCACGCCGAGGCGGCGCAGGATTTATATGATATGCTCCTTATGAGCTTTGATATAGCAGAACAGACGTCTGTCCATATACCTATGGGGGTATTTGTTGACGGTTTCTTTGTGACGCATACAAGGCAGAAGGTGAATATCGTTACTGAGGATGTGAAGCTCAAACCGTACAATCCGGGGATGTCCCCCGTTGCACATATAGATATGGAGACGCCGCCGTTCAGACTGATGCGCGATCCCTTTGTGATGAAGAGTAATTACATAAGCTATGCTGCCCATGCCAGCTGGCAGCAGGAGGTAATGGCGTCTGCCCAGAGGGCAAAGAGATACATAAAGAAATACCTTGGCGGTTTTATTGAGCATGAGAACCCTGATGCCCCCATACAGATTGTAGCATCAGGGACTGCGGTGTCACAGTCCAGAGAAGCGATTAAAATGCTTAAGGCCGAAGGTGTTGATGCGGGACTTATAAAGATAAAGGTAATACGGCCATTTCCTGGCAACGAAGTAAAAGCAGCTCTTTCCGGTGCAGAAAAAATAATAATCCCTGAATTTAACAGAGTTGGGTGGTTGTGCAGGGAAGTTGCGTCAGTGATACCCAATAATAACCGCATAGTTCCCGGCCCGAGGGTTTACGGAGGTATGACTATGCCTCCGGAGGTTATTGTGCAGGTTGTCAAAGAAGGCGCTCTTGTTGGCGTGTAA
- a CDS encoding carbon monoxide dehydrogenase beta subunit family protein — protein sequence MNYKVLKGPEGYLPPAASMHGVCLPEKDEAIIEGECVLRDVCIKHIAKILLEAKNPTFFPGPLVIWRTTDYALERGRLIREIAKETEANIIPMPDYRPKYPMINPAVEINPNHPNLTIWHNKIDVGIFIGVHCHQANLALKIIRGGTDCYTVALCAEEGHEEANASLRDADNNTLKTLLNVIREMKRGDV from the coding sequence GTGAATTACAAGGTTTTAAAAGGTCCGGAGGGTTATCTGCCACCGGCTGCTTCCATGCATGGCGTTTGTCTCCCTGAGAAAGATGAAGCTATCATTGAGGGTGAGTGTGTTCTTAGGGACGTTTGTATAAAGCACATTGCAAAAATCCTTCTGGAGGCAAAAAATCCCACCTTTTTCCCAGGCCCCCTTGTTATATGGAGGACGACGGATTACGCTCTTGAGAGAGGAAGGCTTATCAGGGAGATAGCTAAAGAGACTGAAGCAAATATTATCCCAATGCCAGATTACAGGCCTAAATATCCCATGATCAATCCGGCGGTGGAAATCAATCCCAATCATCCCAATCTTACCATATGGCATAATAAAATAGATGTGGGTATCTTCATTGGCGTTCATTGTCATCAGGCAAATCTTGCCCTAAAAATAATACGGGGAGGGACCGATTGTTACACGGTGGCATTATGCGCGGAGGAGGGCCATGAGGAAGCAAATGCCTCACTGAGAGATGCCGATAACAATACATTAAAAACATTATTGAATGTCATAAGAGAAATGAAAAGGGGAGATGTATAA
- the purE gene encoding 5-(carboxyamino)imidazole ribonucleotide mutase: MGSISDLSVMQKAADILKELEIPYEISIKSAHRTPDEMFRYAEGAKDRGIEVIIAGAGGAAHLPGMTASKTPLPVIGVPVQATSLNGLDSLLSIVQMPAGIPVAVVAIGNAENAGLLAARILGIKYPEIQKKVASHMEMLKEKVLNMKIPEKEGP, from the coding sequence ATGGGTAGCATAAGCGACCTCTCTGTTATGCAGAAAGCAGCTGATATATTGAAAGAACTAGAAATCCCGTATGAGATATCCATAAAATCTGCGCACCGGACGCCCGATGAAATGTTCCGCTACGCAGAGGGGGCAAAGGACAGAGGAATAGAGGTGATAATAGCAGGGGCAGGAGGAGCTGCACATCTGCCAGGTATGACTGCATCAAAAACACCCCTGCCTGTCATTGGTGTGCCTGTGCAGGCGACATCCCTCAACGGTCTTGATTCGCTTTTATCTATCGTCCAGATGCCCGCCGGTATCCCCGTTGCCGTTGTTGCAATCGGCAATGCGGAAAATGCCGGTCTTCTTGCAGCCCGGATACTCGGTATAAAATATCCGGAAATACAGAAAAAAGTTGCATCACACATGGAGATGTTAAAAGAGAAGGTTTTGAATATGAAAATACCGGAAAAAGAAGGGCCATAA